Genomic DNA from Azospirillum brasilense:
GCCGACAGCGCCGATCCGTCGGCCATGGCGGTCCTGGTCGGCCGGACGGTGGAGGCGCTCGGCGGCCTCGACATCCTGGTCAACAACGCCGGCATCGCCCGCCAGGGCTTGGTCGCGGAGATGAGCCTCGCCGACATCGACGCGCTCCTGGACGTCAACGTACGCGCGGCGGTGCTCGTGGCGCAGGCGGCCATCCCGCATCTCAAGGACGGGGGGCGCATCGTCTTCATCGGCTCGTGCCTCGCCGACCGCATCACCGCCCCGGGCGTCACCGTCTATTCGATGACCAAGTCGGCGCAGATCGCCCTGACGCACGGCCTCGCCCGCGAACTCGGCCCGCGCGACATCACGGTGAATCTGGTCCAGCCGGGCGCGACCGACACCGATATGAATCCCGCGAACGGCGACCATGCCGAAATCCTGCGCTCGCAGACGCCGCTCGGCCGGTACGGCCAGCCGGAGGACGTGGCGGCGGCGGTGGCCTTCCTGGCGAGCCCGGCGGCGCGGCAGATCACCGGGGCCACCCTGACGGTGGACGGCGGCCTGAACGCTTAGCCGAATCCGGAACAGGTCCGGGGAAGCCTTTGGTTGAAAAGGCTCCCCGGACGGCAGCGGTCAAGGATTAACGATCCGTTAACGGCGAATATGGGGCGACCCGAGGAGCGCCAACGCCAGCAACGGAGACGCCACAGATGCGGCACGCACCGATGAAAACGGCCGATTCCCCCGCCACCCGGCCGCCGCCGCAGGGTGCCGCCCGATGAGCCGTTCCGCGACGCTCGACGGGCTGCGGGGGTATTTCCTCGTCTTCATGATGGTGAACCACGTGGTGCTGGCCGGCGGCGTCCTGCTCGCCAAGGTCAACCACGCCGAACTCGGCTATGTGCAGGACGCCCAGGGCTTCGTGCTGCTGTCGGGCATCGTCGCCGGGATGTACTACACCCGCGTCTGGACCCAGCGCTCGCCCGAGGCGGCGCGGCGCCGCCTGTTCGCCCGCGCCCGCGAGCTGTACGTCTCGACCATGCTGGTGATCGCGCTGGTCACCGCCATGGTGGTGCTGGTCCCCGGCGCGCGGGAGCCGCTGGGCGGCTTCCTCGGGCATCTGGCCTGGCTGGAGCCCGGCACCCTGCTGGCGAGCGCGCTTCTCCTGCACTCCCCGACCTTCACGGATCTGCTGATCCAGTACATCCTCTACCTCGCGGCGACGCCGCTGCTGCTCCGCCTGATCCTCGACGGCCATGCCCGCAAGGTCGCGCTGGGCAGCGCCGCGCTGTGGGCCGCCGTGCAGATGGGCCTGCATGTGCCGGTGCTGAGCGCGCTCGACGACGGGCTGGGGCGGCTCAGCGACGGTCTGGCGGTGCGCGGGCCGTTCAACCCGCTCGCCTGGCAGGTGCTCTACGTCGCCGGGCTGCTGATCGGCAGCGCGGTGCAGCGGGGCCGCTTCGACACCGACCGCTGGTTCCCGGTCGAGCGGCCGCCCTGGCTGGTTCCGGCGCTGGCGACCGTGGTGGTCTGCGCGGCCTGGCACCTGTCCTTCGTCCATGAGCTGGTCAGCCCGATCGTCGGCGAGCGTTTCCTGCGCTACGTCGACCGCACCGAGTTCAGCCTCGTCTACCTCGCGAACTTCGCGGCGCTGGCCTATGCCGTGTCCTGGCTGCTCATCGCCGGGCCGCGGTCGTCCCACCCGGTCGCCGCCGGCACCGCCCGGCTGCTCACCGCGCTGTTCAACCTGCCCTTCCTCCGGCTGCTGGGGCGGCACTCGCTGCAGGTCTATCTGTTCCACGTCCTGGTCGCCTACGCGATCCTGCTGATCGACCTGTTCGGCGGCCCCTTCAACCAGCTCACCAAGGCGGTCCTGCTGCTCGCCAGCGTCGCCAGCCTCGCCATCCCCGCCCTGTGGCGGGAGCGGAGCCGCGCCAAGCCGGCGGAGCGGGGCGCCGTCCGGATGGGCTCGTCGCGGGGCTGAACGCGCCCAGGCCCGGAGGGATGGGGGCCTGGAGGGATGGGGGCCTGGACGGACGGGACCCCTCTTGTCCTGGACAAGCCCGCCCCGCTGGGTCAAAGAGAAAGCATCAAAAGGGGTGGGACCGGTGGACGGGCCATCGCCCGGCCGATCCCCGCCCGCCCTTTCGCTGCTGAGGACAATCGACCCGCGTGACGAGACGCGCCCATCATCGGTGGTTCGGAACCCTGGCCGCCGCCCTGCTGGCGGTGGCGCTGGCGCCCACGCTGACCCCGGCGCCGGCCCGGGCCGACCCCCGCTTCGTGCCCGGCCCCTGCTCGTTCTCCGTGCCGGAGGGGGAGGCCGCGCTGTGCGGGACCGTCGGCGTGCCCGACCGGCGCGACCGGCCGGCGACGCGGGCCTTCCGACTGCCGGTCGTCGTCCTGCTGTCCACCGCCAAGCAGCCGTCCCCCGACCCGGTCCTGTTCCTGGAGGGCGGCCCCGGCGCCTCCCCCTTCGGCAGCGGCGAGGCGGTGGAGGAGCGGATGGAGGTGTGGTGGTCGCTGACCGCCGGGTTCCGCCGGTCGCGCCACGTCGTGCTGTTCGACCCGCGCGGCGCCGGGCGGGCCGAGCCGGACACCGACTGCCCGGAGCTGGACGTGCTGGGCGCCTCGCCCCGCCTGCGCCCGGTGTCGCGGGACCGCCGCGCCGCTCTGGAACGGACGGCCATCGCCGCCTGCCGCGACCGCTTCACCGCCG
This window encodes:
- a CDS encoding SDR family oxidoreductase, encoding MGQPMGELVGKRALVTGGSRGIGAAIALALADKGADVAISYERSAERAAEVVRAIEAKGRRAVAIQADSADPSAMAVLVGRTVEALGGLDILVNNAGIARQGLVAEMSLADIDALLDVNVRAAVLVAQAAIPHLKDGGRIVFIGSCLADRITAPGVTVYSMTKSAQIALTHGLARELGPRDITVNLVQPGATDTDMNPANGDHAEILRSQTPLGRYGQPEDVAAAVAFLASPAARQITGATLTVDGGLNA
- a CDS encoding OpgC family protein, producing MSRSATLDGLRGYFLVFMMVNHVVLAGGVLLAKVNHAELGYVQDAQGFVLLSGIVAGMYYTRVWTQRSPEAARRRLFARARELYVSTMLVIALVTAMVVLVPGAREPLGGFLGHLAWLEPGTLLASALLLHSPTFTDLLIQYILYLAATPLLLRLILDGHARKVALGSAALWAAVQMGLHVPVLSALDDGLGRLSDGLAVRGPFNPLAWQVLYVAGLLIGSAVQRGRFDTDRWFPVERPPWLVPALATVVVCAAWHLSFVHELVSPIVGERFLRYVDRTEFSLVYLANFAALAYAVSWLLIAGPRSSHPVAAGTARLLTALFNLPFLRLLGRHSLQVYLFHVLVAYAILLIDLFGGPFNQLTKAVLLLASVASLAIPALWRERSRAKPAERGAVRMGSSRG